The following are encoded in a window of Limibacter armeniacum genomic DNA:
- a CDS encoding DUF1501 domain-containing protein produces MKRRNFIKNLSSLAGAAPFVLNGLPMQAFAANSELQRAAANSTNDRVIVLIQLHGGNDGLNTIIPINQYSEYYNLRANIAIPESGNRKMIQLDSFLPDEQQVGLHPDMQDFKWLYDQGKAAVVQNVAYENINGSHFRSRDIWFMGGDYDDHYGSGWIGRYLNHYDPAYPEGYPSEQNPDPLALEIGNDMSLAFHRDSGIPVSISINNPEQFYNLITNVGGAPPESVKDTFYGHELQWIMDLEEKSNQYAGRLKELFDKGRNSSTVYPERYPLSAPDGDVRNPLSAQLRMIARLLSGGAQTKIFLAKIGGFDTHANQVEDYDATMGGHAAKLYHITSAVRAFQDDLKALGLEDKVLTVTFSEFGRRAISNGSYGTDHGKAAPMMIFGKNVHPGVVGNTPDLKNLDRGDIRYEIDYRQVFTTLLEDWMGATPEAIQDTRFEDFSDKKLPLIAGSSTVTSIKDDFINERYRLDNCYPNPARNKTIFSYRINANMHVSLNLYDMNGQLVKRIVDEVQKPGTYQYPVTLYNVPAGTYIYRIEAGLLKAAKRLIIAK; encoded by the coding sequence ATGAAAAGAAGAAACTTCATTAAAAACCTGTCCTCTTTGGCAGGAGCTGCACCTTTTGTATTGAATGGATTGCCGATGCAAGCATTTGCAGCCAACAGTGAACTACAAAGAGCTGCTGCTAACAGTACCAATGATCGGGTAATTGTCCTTATACAGCTTCATGGAGGTAACGATGGACTGAATACCATCATCCCAATCAATCAATACAGTGAATACTATAACTTAAGAGCCAATATAGCGATTCCTGAATCAGGGAACCGCAAGATGATTCAGCTAGACAGTTTCTTACCTGATGAGCAACAGGTTGGCCTTCACCCTGACATGCAGGATTTCAAATGGCTTTATGACCAAGGCAAAGCTGCCGTTGTACAGAACGTTGCCTACGAAAACATCAACGGATCACACTTCCGTAGCCGTGACATTTGGTTTATGGGTGGCGACTATGATGACCATTACGGATCAGGATGGATTGGGCGATACCTCAATCACTATGACCCTGCCTACCCTGAAGGTTATCCAAGTGAACAAAACCCTGATCCACTGGCCTTGGAAATCGGGAACGACATGTCTTTAGCTTTCCATAGGGATTCAGGTATACCTGTTTCTATCTCAATCAACAATCCGGAACAGTTTTACAATCTGATTACCAATGTAGGAGGTGCCCCGCCAGAGTCTGTTAAGGACACATTCTACGGACATGAACTGCAATGGATTATGGACCTGGAAGAAAAGTCCAACCAATATGCAGGAAGACTTAAAGAGCTGTTTGATAAAGGACGCAACAGTAGTACTGTATATCCAGAGCGTTATCCGCTAAGTGCTCCAGACGGAGATGTAAGGAATCCGCTTTCAGCACAGCTGCGAATGATTGCAAGGCTTTTAAGTGGAGGTGCTCAAACCAAGATTTTCCTTGCTAAAATTGGCGGTTTTGATACCCATGCCAATCAGGTTGAAGATTATGATGCGACCATGGGAGGACATGCAGCCAAGCTGTATCACATCACTTCTGCCGTAAGGGCTTTTCAGGATGATTTGAAAGCTTTAGGGCTTGAAGATAAAGTCCTGACGGTCACTTTCTCTGAATTTGGAAGAAGGGCAATTTCCAATGGTAGTTATGGCACTGACCACGGGAAGGCAGCCCCAATGATGATCTTTGGCAAAAATGTTCATCCAGGTGTGGTTGGTAACACTCCTGACTTGAAAAACCTCGATCGAGGAGACATCCGCTATGAGATTGATTACCGTCAAGTATTCACCACGCTTCTTGAAGACTGGATGGGGGCAACTCCTGAGGCTATTCAGGATACAAGGTTCGAAGACTTTTCAGATAAAAAGCTCCCATTGATTGCAGGTAGTTCCACTGTTACAAGTATCAAGGACGATTTCATCAATGAGCGATACAGGTTAGACAACTGCTACCCGAATCCAGCTCGAAATAAAACCATTTTCAGTTATCGGATCAATGCAAACATGCATGTCAGTCTCAACCTCTATGATATGAATGGACAATTGGTCAAGCGAATTGTAGATGAGGTTCAAAAGCCCGGCACTTACCAATATCCTGTTACGCTTTACAATGTTCCGGCAGGTACTTACATATACAGAATAGAGGCAGGTCTGCTGAAAGCAGCAAAAAGGCTAATCATTGCCAAATAA
- a CDS encoding porin family protein, with the protein MKRILWIGILCSTLMILSNQTFAQRYLKSKRLSDEANISAKILDDSHWMIGFKVGMNATMVQQDGFHSVLSSVGQNNEEEKAYTTVTNNISPNLAAQFFYYPVRFMAISVQPTFANYRYGYETSHKWLPAESGLETVRTNYKHQHSLNYFEAPMLLHFSLSKYPFRFFVQGGMYYSKLLNANKTITGDKSITEGGLTTVTEEKKKFGIDNQYYDSFWGYTAGGGIGFDLYTTRLSLEVNYKQPMMGITAPDGKYDNLELVSSYYDISDDLSMRNIEVSISMAVPLDHIGQVYNRNSYKGKKKRK; encoded by the coding sequence ATGAAAAGGATTCTATGGATAGGGATTCTTTGTAGCACACTGATGATTTTGTCTAATCAGACATTTGCACAAAGGTATCTTAAGAGCAAGCGACTCTCAGATGAAGCAAATATTTCCGCTAAAATTTTAGATGATTCCCATTGGATGATCGGTTTTAAGGTTGGCATGAATGCCACTATGGTACAACAGGATGGATTTCATAGTGTACTGTCTTCTGTTGGTCAAAACAATGAGGAAGAAAAGGCTTATACCACAGTAACGAATAACATCAGCCCAAACTTGGCTGCGCAGTTCTTCTACTACCCTGTCAGGTTTATGGCTATTTCTGTACAGCCAACATTTGCCAACTACCGATATGGTTATGAAACGTCTCACAAATGGCTTCCTGCAGAATCCGGTTTAGAGACAGTGAGAACCAACTACAAGCATCAACATTCTCTCAATTACTTTGAGGCTCCAATGCTGCTACATTTTTCACTGTCAAAATACCCATTCAGGTTTTTTGTTCAAGGTGGAATGTACTACAGCAAGCTGTTGAATGCGAACAAAACCATCACAGGTGATAAAAGCATTACCGAAGGCGGACTGACAACAGTAACAGAAGAGAAAAAGAAGTTTGGTATTGACAACCAATACTATGACAGCTTTTGGGGATACACAGCAGGTGGAGGTATTGGTTTTGACCTTTACACGACACGACTGTCTTTGGAGGTTAACTACAAGCAGCCAATGATGGGTATTACAGCTCCTGATGGAAAATACGACAACCTTGAGCTGGTTTCTAGCTATTATGATATATCTGATGACCTAAGCATGCGCAACATTGAAGTTTCAATCAGCATGGCTGTCCCACTTGACCATATTGGACAGGTTTACAACAGGAATTCATACAAAGGCAAAAAGAAGAGAAAATAA
- a CDS encoding TetR/AcrR family transcriptional regulator, which yields MAKSIDETKLERIKQATIEMVVTKGYGGASVSSIAKRAQVADGYLYRHFPSKQALVQSLYASHIDEFRQLVYEMMNTYNTLEEILFNFINAIFELTNENPSKAMFINMLMNDYTFLMSKDMRLRIPESFEKLLDKGKETKEVDAGISIEEFTAVFPAIPIEYASSRVKRIFSDEKLTSDDAHKVTTLCVKALKG from the coding sequence ATGGCTAAAAGTATAGACGAAACAAAGTTAGAAAGAATTAAGCAGGCAACGATAGAAATGGTTGTAACCAAGGGATACGGAGGTGCTTCCGTTTCGTCTATCGCCAAAAGGGCACAGGTAGCAGACGGTTACCTATATAGACACTTTCCAAGTAAGCAGGCATTGGTGCAGTCACTTTATGCATCCCATATTGACGAATTCCGTCAACTGGTGTATGAAATGATGAATACCTACAATACGTTGGAAGAGATTCTGTTCAACTTCATTAATGCAATCTTTGAATTGACGAATGAAAATCCATCAAAAGCGATGTTCATCAATATGTTGATGAATGATTATACATTCTTGATGTCAAAGGATATGCGTTTGCGAATTCCTGAATCTTTTGAGAAGCTGTTGGATAAAGGAAAGGAGACAAAAGAAGTAGACGCTGGCATTTCAATAGAAGAGTTTACGGCAGTATTCCCTGCAATTCCAATTGAATATGCTTCGTCACGAGTAAAAAGAATCTTTTCAGATGAAAAGTTGACAAGTGATGATGCCCATAAAGTAACCACACTTTGTGTAAAGGCATTGAAGGGGTAA